A genomic window from Nicotiana sylvestris chromosome 11, ASM39365v2, whole genome shotgun sequence includes:
- the LOC138881757 gene encoding uncharacterized protein: MIYQVSAIAHSMAPKLEDPGAFAIPCTIRSAEFAKALCDLGASINVMPYSVFKNLGIGKPRPTSMRLQMADRTMKRPLGVGDEKVIFHMCKSIRKPNRNEVCSFVYLVTDVSVDETTVMINVDDTLEAILLNLDDEDMEGFVECVNSLQGMGSYTYEPHKLSLDLENRITPPTKP, encoded by the exons atgatttatcaagtgagtgcaattgcaCATTCAATGGCTCCCAAATtggaagatcccggtgctttcgcAATCCCTTGTACCATTAGAAGTGCCGAGTTTGCAAAggctctttgtgatcttggggcaagtatcaatgtgatgccctattcggttttcaagaatttgggaattgggaaaccaagacccacatctatgagattacaaatggccgATCGTaccatgaagagaccattggga gttggtgatgaaaaggtgatTTTCCATATGTGTAAGTCTATAAGGAAACCCAATAGAAATGAGGTATGCTCTTTCGTGTACTTGGTGACTGATGTGAGTGTGGATGAAACAACTGTTATGATAAATGTTGATGATACCTTGGAGGCCATCTTGCTCAACCTTGATGATGAAGATATGGAGGGCTTTGTGGAGtgtgtgaactctttgcaaggaatggggtcatacacttatgagccccacaaattgtccttggatcttgaaaataggatAACTCCTCCTACAAAGCCTTAA